A window of Tripterygium wilfordii isolate XIE 37 chromosome 7, ASM1340144v1, whole genome shotgun sequence contains these coding sequences:
- the LOC120001716 gene encoding 60S ribosomal protein L13-1-like encodes MVKHNNVVPNGHFKKHWQNYVKTWFNQPARKTRRRNAQQKKAVKFFPRPTAGPLRPTVHGQTLKYNMKLRAGRGFSLEEIKAAGIPKKLAPTIGIAIDHRRNNRSLEGLQANVQRLKTYKAKLVVFPRRARKVKAGDSTPEELATATQVQGPYMPIVREKPSVELVKVTEEMKSFKAYDKLRVERTNERHLGSRMKKAAEAEKEEKNK; translated from the exons ATGGTTAAGCATAACAATGTTGTGCCCAATGGGCATTTTAAAAAGCACTGGCAAAACTATGTGAAAACCTGGTTCAACCAACCAGCTCGAAAAACCAGGAGACGCAATG CTCAGCAAAAGAAGGCCGTGAAATTTTTTCCACGTCCTACTGCTGGACCCCTCCGACCCACAGTGCATGGTCAGACATTGAAGTATAATATGAAGTTAAGGGCTGGAAGAGGATTTTCTCTTGAAGAGATTAAG GCTGCAGGTATTCCAAAAAAACTTGCCCCAACAATAGGAATTGCAATTGATCATCGTCGCAATAACCGGTCTCTTGAAGGTCTTCAAGCtaatgtccaaaggctaaagaCATACAAGGCTAAGTTAGTTGTGTTCCCAAGACGTGCTCGCAAGGTCAAG GCTGGTGATTCTACTCCCGAGGAACTGGCAACGGCAACACAAGTACAAGGGCCTTACATGCCAATTGTACGTGAAAAGCCATCTGTGGAGCTTGTGAAGGTCACTGAGGAGATGAAGTCATTCAAGGCATATGACAAGCTTCGCGTTGAGCGAACGAATGAACGCCATCTTGGTTCTCGGATGAAGAAGGCTGCTGAAGctgaaaaggaggagaaaaataaGTAG